The DNA segment GCAGGATTGGCTTGCCGCACCGCTAAAGCTACCGCATATCAATAGCGCCCTTCTAGTCAAGCTGGCTTCGATCCACTTGCTAGATCGCAATGTCTTTGTCCAGGAATTCGAGCAGCACAAATTGGCGTATCAGAAAACACTGACCGATGTTTACCGCATGCAGGCTGTTTTCCAATCACTGCCTCCCACCGTTCTGGAAAAATTTGAAGGGGTGTACCTGACGCTAAAGCACGGGATCGGCCAAATCGAACGCTGGCTGGAATGGGCGAAGGAAGTCGATGTCTTTTTGCAAAAGCAAAAGTGGCTCGAAATCACACCTGCTGATGCGCAAGTCTTCACGCAAGTGATTCAACGCAGCAATCCAGACAACTAAAAAAAACCTCCCTGCCCCAATACGAATTCGATCGATAGCCACCCTCATTCGAGGGTTTCGGTCATGTCCAGTGATTTAAACAGTAAATATGAGCCGCATCGACAACCCAATGAATCGGGCCATACGAATTTTCGCACTTTATTATATTCATCAAATTTACTATTCAACATGTTGAATATTTAAATTGCATCTGCTAGCCTAAAAAACATCCACTCTACTCTCAAGGGAAGATGAGCATGAAAATCGGATGTTCCCTACTCATCATGTGCTTGCTTACAGTAGGCTCTGCACAGGCGCAAACCTTCTGTGTTTTTGACATGGTCGGCGCGCAAGGACCGCTGGCGCTGGCCATGCGCGATTACGCCGCACAGGCCAAGGCGTGGGGTGCCAATATCACCATCCGCTCCTATGTCGCAGAGCGCGTGGCAGCGGAAGACTTCAAAGTAGGACAATGTGATGCCGTGTTACTCACGGGTATCCGTGCCCGTCAGTTCAACGCCTTTACGGGCAGCATCGACTCGATTGGAGGGTTACCCGACTATCCGCAATTGAAATTGCTGATCAATACTTTAACGCGCCCCGAAGCCAGTAAGCTGATGACCGCTGGTAACTACGAAGTGGCGGGTCTAATGCCCCTTGGCGCCGCTTATATTTTTCTGCGTGATCGCCGGATCAATAGCGTGGCAAAAATGGCCGGTCGCAAGATGGCTGTGCTCGACGATGACAAAGCACAACTGGTGATGGCAGAACGCATCGGTGCCCAAGCGGTTGCCAGTGACGTCACTACCTTTGCCGGAAAATTCAATAATGGTCAGGTCGATGCTGCCGCATCCCCAGCCGTGGCTTATCTGCCACTGGAACTGTA comes from the Aquirhabdus parva genome and includes:
- a CDS encoding PadR family transcriptional regulator — protein: MHRRSAMSLRHVLLVYLGTGAASGYDIVKGFQHTYGYLWNASFQQIYRDLAKLHTDGLIDCEVVENAPRPPRKVYQLNPKGYEAMQDWLAAPLKLPHINSALLVKLASIHLLDRNVFVQEFEQHKLAYQKTLTDVYRMQAVFQSLPPTVLEKFEGVYLTLKHGIGQIERWLEWAKEVDVFLQKQKWLEITPADAQVFTQVIQRSNPDN
- a CDS encoding putative solute-binding protein, with product MKIGCSLLIMCLLTVGSAQAQTFCVFDMVGAQGPLALAMRDYAAQAKAWGANITIRSYVAERVAAEDFKVGQCDAVLLTGIRARQFNAFTGSIDSIGGLPDYPQLKLLINTLTRPEASKLMTAGNYEVAGLMPLGAAYIFLRDRRINSVAKMAGRKMAVLDDDKAQLVMAERIGAQAVASDVTTFAGKFNNGQVDAAASPAVAYLPLELYKGVGSTGAVLKMPVAQLTFQMVIHPEKFPAGFGQQSRAYFYSLFDPTLKTIRSAEDDILFFFPPPDGDAPKYREMMRQARISMTQKGIYDPKMMTLMKKIRCRVEPEQSECSDGQE